The region AAAAAGCGGCACCTTCACCTCAAGGCCGTTTTTAAGCCTGGCCGGTTTTTGCACGTTTGAAACGGTGTCGCCCCGGGCTCCGGGTTCTGTGTATACCACTTCCATTTCAACGGAAGGCGGGAGTTCAACGTCTATGATCTTTCCCTCTGTCATGACAATAACCACTTTCATGCCTTCCACGAGGAATTGCTCGCTCAGTCCGATGGTGCCTTTCCTTATTTCCTGCTGCTCGTAGTCGGCATCCATGAAAACGAGGCTGTCTCCCGATTCATATGAATAGTTGACGGAGGTGCGCGTCACTTCAGGGGATTCGAATTTTTCCCCGCCCCGGAAAGTTCTTTCAATGGTCGCGCCGCCGAAAACGTCTTTCATCTTCACTCTCATTATCGCGGGGCCTTTGCCCGGCTTGTGATGCTGAAACCATATTATGCGGTAGAGCTTGTCGCCCACCTTTATATAGACGCCGTTTGAAAAATCAGAAGTACTTATCATCCTAAAACCCTCGCTTTGTCCTCCAGGACATAAACATCTTCCACCCGCACCCCGCCGATGCCGCTGAAATAAAGGCCCGGCTCAAGAGTGAAAACCATCCCTTTCTCAAATTTTGCCCTTTCCCGGCAATTTATGGCTGGCCATTCATGGACATCAAGCCCTATGCCGTGGCCGGCG is a window of Candidatus Omnitrophota bacterium DNA encoding:
- the efp gene encoding elongation factor P yields the protein MISTSDFSNGVYIKVGDKLYRIIWFQHHKPGKGPAIMRVKMKDVFGGATIERTFRGGEKFESPEVTRTSVNYSYESGDSLVFMDADYEQQEIRKGTIGLSEQFLVEGMKVVIVMTEGKIIDVELPPSVEMEVVYTEPGARGDTVSNVQKPARLKNGLEVKVPLFINEGDRIKIDTRTGKYLERT